In one Streptomyces venezuelae genomic region, the following are encoded:
- a CDS encoding helix-turn-helix transcriptional regulator codes for MPEIVTLPSARYSASSDSFAVDRAFLGVREAAAYLGLSPRTLYVWRHRRQGPPSFRLGARGRVTYRLDALDTWIREQEQADSRSNPALDPVSAAPQRRAGYSATA; via the coding sequence TTGCCTGAAATCGTCACACTTCCCTCCGCTCGTTATTCCGCCTCCTCGGATTCCTTCGCCGTCGACCGCGCATTTCTCGGCGTGCGGGAAGCGGCTGCCTACCTCGGCCTTTCGCCTCGCACGCTCTACGTCTGGCGGCACCGCCGACAGGGGCCGCCGAGTTTCCGGCTGGGCGCCCGCGGGCGTGTGACGTACCGGCTCGATGCGCTCGATACCTGGATACGCGAGCAGGAGCAGGCCGACTCGCGCTCGAATCCGGCCCTGGATCCCGTGAGCGCGGCCCCGCAGCGCCGCGCCGGCTACTCAGCCACGGCCTGA
- a CDS encoding ATP-binding protein: MSTKTSAREPRQLGGAVAKLEAILAARDIDPTAVVDAAPSSEPVTALELAAARIPRRYRGALADHPDVSAWVEEIAAAGRPGPGGAPGIAYGPSLLIAGPTGTGKTCQAYGAIRSLLGAGVRLRWEAITTAELHATLRPRQGHDGERRFQELARSPLLLLDDLGAAKASEWTEELAYRLIDHRYVHELPTLITTNVPIADLRTAVGDRVASRLAEMTRRVILDGPDRRRGTSTGTHGY, translated from the coding sequence GTGAGCACGAAGACATCTGCCCGTGAGCCACGCCAACTGGGCGGCGCCGTCGCCAAGCTGGAGGCGATCCTGGCCGCCCGCGACATCGACCCCACCGCTGTGGTCGACGCGGCGCCGTCGTCGGAGCCGGTGACCGCTCTGGAGCTGGCCGCCGCCCGCATCCCGCGCCGCTACCGCGGCGCCCTGGCCGACCACCCCGACGTATCGGCCTGGGTCGAGGAGATCGCGGCTGCCGGACGGCCGGGGCCCGGCGGCGCACCGGGCATCGCCTACGGGCCCTCGCTGCTGATCGCGGGTCCGACCGGCACCGGCAAGACCTGCCAGGCGTACGGCGCCATCCGCTCGCTGCTCGGCGCCGGAGTCCGGCTGCGCTGGGAGGCCATCACCACCGCCGAACTGCACGCCACCCTGCGCCCACGCCAGGGCCACGACGGCGAACGCCGCTTCCAGGAACTGGCACGCAGCCCGCTGCTTCTCCTCGACGACCTCGGCGCCGCCAAGGCATCGGAGTGGACCGAGGAGCTGGCCTACCGGCTCATCGACCACCGGTACGTCCACGAGCTGCCCACCCTCATCACCACCAACGTCCCCATCGCCGACCTGCGGACCGCCGTAGGCGACCGCGTCGCCTCCCGCCTCGCCGAGATGACCCGCCGCGTCATCCTCGACGGCCCCGACCGCAGGCGCGGCACAAGCACCGGCACGCACGGGTATTAA
- a CDS encoding tyrosine-type recombinase/integrase — MAGYIEDRWINKKKDPTSGKRERTARYGKGSRYRVAGIPGVRNMSFDTLEDAKAWLRRAGTDSERGEFVDPRDGSIALADYVTRFWKEGVRGAPGTIKRVDERVRLHILPHLGTVGLRDVSATVLRSYIATLEGECAPRYARQILTTLSNIFETAIDDKRLVRNPMRAKSVRWPKVPEDQREAWPLETAQRMRDAIKARYRIAVVVALGCGLRQGEVFGLSPEDVDFERGIIRVRRQVQLLNGRLYFTLPKGGKTRIVDMPGSVAAELAAHFLQHPAVEVELPWGGPEPDREKQTFPLVLTTTYGNALRANIFNDEVWKPALAAAGVIPMREKGKRWKASRKDGFHVLRHTFASVILEAGESVVTLARWLGHSSPTITLDHYAHFMPEAGGKGRAAVDALLGVVPEYIPEDFASA; from the coding sequence TTGGCCGGCTACATCGAAGACCGCTGGATCAACAAGAAGAAGGACCCCACCAGCGGCAAGCGGGAGCGCACCGCTCGGTACGGGAAGGGCTCGCGGTACCGCGTCGCCGGGATCCCCGGCGTCCGGAACATGTCGTTCGACACGCTGGAGGACGCCAAGGCGTGGCTGCGCAGGGCCGGAACCGACAGCGAGCGCGGCGAGTTCGTCGACCCGCGTGACGGCTCCATCGCGCTGGCGGACTACGTCACTCGCTTTTGGAAGGAGGGTGTACGGGGCGCGCCCGGCACGATCAAGCGCGTCGACGAGCGCGTACGCCTCCACATCCTTCCGCACCTCGGCACGGTGGGCTTGAGGGATGTCTCCGCGACCGTCCTGCGCAGCTACATCGCCACGCTCGAAGGCGAGTGCGCGCCGCGCTACGCCCGCCAGATCCTGACCACCCTCTCGAACATCTTCGAGACTGCCATCGACGACAAGCGCCTCGTACGCAACCCGATGCGCGCCAAGTCGGTGCGCTGGCCCAAGGTGCCGGAGGATCAGCGGGAGGCATGGCCGCTGGAGACCGCGCAGCGCATGCGGGACGCGATTAAGGCGCGTTACCGCATCGCGGTCGTGGTCGCCCTTGGTTGCGGGCTGCGGCAGGGGGAGGTCTTCGGCCTCTCACCGGAGGACGTCGACTTCGAGCGCGGGATCATCCGCGTGCGCAGACAGGTCCAACTGCTCAACGGCCGCTTGTACTTCACCCTGCCCAAGGGCGGGAAGACGCGCATCGTGGACATGCCCGGCTCCGTCGCTGCCGAGCTGGCCGCGCACTTCCTGCAGCACCCGGCCGTGGAGGTCGAGTTGCCGTGGGGCGGCCCGGAGCCGGACCGGGAGAAGCAGACGTTCCCGCTCGTCCTGACGACGACGTACGGCAACGCGCTGCGGGCCAACATCTTCAACGACGAGGTCTGGAAGCCGGCCCTTGCTGCGGCAGGGGTCATCCCCATGCGGGAGAAGGGCAAGCGCTGGAAGGCGTCTCGCAAGGACGGATTCCACGTGCTCCGGCACACCTTCGCCTCGGTCATCCTTGAAGCGGGCGAGTCCGTCGTCACGCTGGCCCGATGGCTCGGCCACTCCAGCCCGACCATCACCCTCGACCACTACGCCCACTTCATGCCGGAGGCCGGCGGGAAGGGGCGAGCGGCCGTCGATGCCTTGCTCGGCGTGGTCCCTGAGTACATCCCAGAGGACTTCGCGAGCGCCTGA
- a CDS encoding helix-turn-helix domain-containing protein encodes MPPHPLEIGPAGQAAARALVRTRTARGYSQRQLATRITAQGRRMTFTALSRIERRARRCDIDDLVAIAAALGVSPCALLGGPAEPLEPVSAGAT; translated from the coding sequence ATGCCCCCACATCCTCTCGAAATAGGGCCCGCGGGACAGGCCGCCGCCCGCGCCCTCGTGCGCACCCGCACCGCCCGTGGCTACTCCCAGCGTCAGCTCGCCACTCGCATCACCGCTCAGGGCCGGCGCATGACCTTCACCGCGCTCTCTCGCATCGAACGCAGGGCTCGACGCTGCGACATCGACGATCTCGTCGCCATCGCCGCCGCCCTCGGCGTCTCCCCCTGCGCGCTCCTCGGCGGTCCCGCCGAGCCCCTGGAGCCGGTCAGCGCGGGCGCAACATAG